TTTTCAACAAGAATGTTAATATTTGGCGGTTCTGGAGATAGAAAAGGAGGGCACCCAATAGTTTTAATTATAGGAATTTTATTTATGATTTTAGCTCCTATTTTTGCAACTTTAGTTCAATTAGCAATTTCAAGAAAAAGAGAATATTTAGCAGATGCAACAGGCGCACAATTATCAAGATATCCAGATGGATTGGCAAATGCATTAGAAAAATTAAAAAAACATGATACAAAAATAAAAACAGCCTCAAGTGCTACTGCACCTTTATTTATTGCAGAACCAATAAAAAAAGGATTTGCAAACTTAATTTCAACGCATCCTCCTTTAGATGATAGAATTAAAAAATTAAGGAATATGTAGATATATCAAAACCTTTATATATCTTAATATGTATATATTGTTTATGCTGTCAAGTTTTTTAACCTCAGAGAAAAATATCAAAAAAATAATAAAAAAGAAATTTTCTATATTTATCCTGTGGATGTTAAAAGAAAAATCAGATACTGGATATGAATTAATAAAAAGACTACACAAAGAAAACATAAAAATTACTTATTCTCAATTATATCCTTTATTAAATTCTTTACATAAAAAAGGATATATCAAAAAAATTGAAGATAAAAAAAATAAAAGGAAAAAATATGTATATAAAATAACAAAAGAAGGAGAAGAATGTTTTAGGAATGTAAGAAAATTAATTACCCCAACATTAGAAAAATATATGTTATTTTTATTAAAGGCGAAGT
The sequence above is drawn from the Candidatus Micrarchaeia archaeon genome and encodes:
- a CDS encoding PadR family transcriptional regulator, with translation MLSSFLTSEKNIKKIIKKKFSIFILWMLKEKSDTGYELIKRLHKENIKITYSQLYPLLNSLHKKGYIKKIEDKKNKRKKYVYKITKEGEECFRNVRKLITPTLEKYMLFLLKAK